The nucleotide window TTACAAAGAATATGCTAAGTCTGCTGGGTTTGGTACTGCCAAGTTGAGCAGTCGTAGGTCTAGGGCATCCAAGGAATTCATTGATGCTAAATTTTCGTGTATAAGGTATGGTAATAAGCAGCAATCCGATGATGCCATTAATCCGCGGCCTTCTCCGAAAATTGGTTGTAAAGCAAGCATGCATGTGAAGAGAAGACAGGATGGTAAGTGGTATGTCTATAGATTTGAGAAGGATCATAATCATGAGCTTTTGCCTGCCCAAGCTCATTTCTTTCGGAGTCATAGGAGTTCTGATCCACTGAGTAATGATGTTCGGATGCGACGGAGGAAGAACTCAACTACCGTTTCTAAATTGTTTAGCGCGTATCAGAATGTTGATTGTTTAGAGAATTTCATGAAAAATCAACATGATCGTGGACGGAGTCTGATTTTAGAACCAGGGCATGCACAGTTGCTTCTTGAACTCTTCATGCAAATGCAGGAAGAGAATCCAAAGTTCTTCTATGCAGTTGATTTGAATGAAGAGCATCGACTGAGAAATGTGTTCTGGGTTGATGCTAAAGGCTTAGAAGATTATGCTTACTTTTCTGATGTTGTTTCCTTTGACACAACATATTTTACAAGCAAGTATAAAATACCATTGGTACTTTTCATTGGAGTAAACCATCATATTCAGCCAACATTGCTTGGCTGTGCATTGATTGCCGATGAGACTGTATATACTTTTGCTTGGTTGCTGCAAACATGGTTTATAGCAATGGAGGAACGAGCACCACAAGTTATTCTTACTGACCAAAATGATGCTATTAAAGCAGCTGTTGCTGCTGTTCTTCCAGGAACACGGCACTATTATTGTTTGTGGCAGATTTTGGAAAAGATACCAAAGCAGCTTGATTGTTTAGGCACGTGGCATGATAGCTTTATGGAGAAGTTCAACAAATGTATATATAAATCATGGACAGAAGATCAATTTGAAACGAGATGGTGGAAGTTAGTCGACAGGTTTAACCTTAGAGACGTTACGTGGGTCCAATCCCTGTATGATGATCGTGCATATTGGGTGCCTACATTCATGAGAGATATTTCTTTTGGTGGCTTTTCTACTAGTTCTCGCTCAGAGAGTTTAAATGCTTTTTTTGACAATTATGTCCAAGTTGATACTTCGTTGAGAGAATTTGTAGAACAGTACAGAGTTATTCTTGGAGACAGGCATGAAGAG belongs to Arachis duranensis cultivar V14167 chromosome 8, aradu.V14167.gnm2.J7QH, whole genome shotgun sequence and includes:
- the LOC107461496 gene encoding protein FAR1-RELATED SEQUENCE 4: MTDTSVFMGTAILEPRNDMEFESHEAAYAFYKEYAKSAGFGTAKLSSRRSRASKEFIDAKFSCIRYGNKQQSDDAINPRPSPKIGCKASMHVKRRQDGKWYVYRFEKDHNHELLPAQAHFFRSHRSSDPLSNDVRMRRRKNSTTVSKLFSAYQNVDCLENFMKNQHDRGRSLILEPGHAQLLLELFMQMQEENPKFFYAVDLNEEHRLRNVFWVDAKGLEDYAYFSDVVSFDTTYFTSKYKIPLVLFIGVNHHIQPTLLGCALIADETVYTFAWLLQTWFIAMEERAPQVILTDQNDAIKAAVAAVLPGTRHYYCLWQILEKIPKQLDCLGTWHDSFMEKFNKCIYKSWTEDQFETRWWKLVDRFNLRDVTWVQSLYDDRAYWVPTFMRDISFGGFSTSSRSESLNAFFDNYVQVDTSLREFVEQYRVILGDRHEEEAKANFDAWHETPELRSPSPFEKQMLLVYTHEIYKRFQVEVLGAAACHLKRENTGVTETYSVKDFENNESYMVEWNTSNSDICCSCRSFEYKGYLCRHAIVVLQMSGVFSIPSKYILQRWTNAALSRHPIGEKLEEVQVKVRRFNDLCRRAIILGEEGSLSQESYYLALGAISEALKQCANLSNPVENETRADASATHVVCNDEEYQSIISSNNITPVPKINTSNKVARTLAACRNLGSTENGERNKEKVSQLEAACVKDGFQQVDPTDLTPPHTAIPMQFHSMIPALFHNHNVSPAQFHAHLHETHHTKDNV